The Cellulomonas sp. P24 genome contains a region encoding:
- a CDS encoding Gfo/Idh/MocA family protein yields the protein MSRLRVAMVGYGDAGRGIHARLLRACGDVVTQVVVRDPQRVAAVHADWPGAVVHPDVTSLVTAMRAGGDVDVVVVASPTRLHAEHVVELVAAGRPVVVDKPLATDTASARAVVEVAERFGTALTVFQNRRWDPEQLTLRAVLASGELGRVHRFERRWERWRPVPKDRWKENDPVGGGLLLDLGAHLVDSAVQLFGPVESVYAELRAVTTATEDDVFLALRHRGGVTSHLQASGIAGAPGPRTRVLGTGGAFVVTEFEGEAAPFLVGGEPSGALAAPQEGWLVRGTATTPVARAVGGHEDFYRAVESWVLDAGPVPVDPRDAVRTAAVLDAARVSAAGNVVVEIAGA from the coding sequence ATGTCTCGACTGCGCGTGGCGATGGTGGGGTACGGCGACGCCGGGCGCGGGATCCATGCGCGTCTGCTGAGAGCCTGCGGAGACGTCGTGACGCAGGTCGTCGTCCGCGACCCGCAACGGGTCGCCGCAGTTCACGCCGACTGGCCCGGGGCGGTCGTGCACCCCGACGTCACCAGCCTCGTCACGGCGATGAGGGCGGGTGGAGACGTCGACGTGGTCGTCGTCGCGAGCCCGACGAGGCTGCACGCGGAGCACGTGGTCGAGCTCGTCGCTGCAGGTCGGCCCGTGGTCGTCGACAAGCCGCTCGCGACCGACACCGCGTCGGCGAGGGCCGTCGTCGAGGTGGCCGAGAGGTTCGGCACCGCGCTCACGGTGTTCCAGAACCGTCGCTGGGACCCCGAGCAGCTCACGCTGCGCGCCGTTCTCGCCTCGGGCGAGCTCGGTCGGGTCCACCGGTTCGAACGTCGCTGGGAGCGGTGGCGCCCCGTGCCCAAGGACCGCTGGAAGGAGAACGACCCGGTCGGTGGAGGCCTGCTGCTCGACCTCGGCGCGCACCTCGTGGACTCCGCGGTCCAGCTCTTCGGCCCGGTCGAGTCGGTCTACGCCGAGCTGCGCGCCGTGACGACCGCGACCGAGGACGACGTCTTCCTCGCGCTCCGGCACCGCGGCGGCGTGACGAGCCACCTGCAGGCCTCGGGGATCGCCGGGGCACCGGGGCCCCGCACCCGGGTGCTCGGGACCGGCGGTGCGTTCGTCGTCACGGAGTTCGAGGGTGAGGCCGCGCCGTTCCTCGTGGGCGGCGAGCCGTCGGGTGCCCTCGCCGCTCCTCAGGAGGGCTGGCTGGTGCGGGGGACGGCGACGACCCCGGTGGCGCGTGCGGTCGGCGGGCACGAGGACTTCTACCGGGCGGTCGAGAGCTGGGTGCTCGACGCCGGTCCGGTGCCGGTGGACCCGCGGGACGCGGTGCGCACGGCCGCGGTGCTCGACGCCGCACGTGTCTCCGCCGCCGGGAACGTCGTCGTGGAGATCGCCGGGGCCTGA
- a CDS encoding protein kinase domain-containing protein translates to MPADHAARLAGAGWSPAGRLGTGAHGTTWAVRRTDETGGRAAVRHLEARVVRTGTCTERLALLRGLADPHVARVLDVVDDGADGLLVLVEEVSGPTLAALVGARGLLTPGEVVTVVAGVARALTTLHGAGLVHGDVAPSNVVIDMSGAPVLIDLWGAVGADGDLGTPGFASAAVLGGSVPVPADDVHALGRLGRWALGERVCAEGDPVAEVLGAACGIGPASRLTSVELEARCCAAARPEPVLLPDPAALARAELLGGARTCRAVLPTRRRPAPPRGAPRALRRAGGAARAAGAARRGAVPRRSSSVERPSRGVHRARGPRTATPFVRAVLAMVLGVGALVLGGGGILLHSTGVPDRPVPTAAEASSHPTAGAGQAPPRDQEVPSTTAAPVAQPEPGDDPVPTDPAEAARYLTTVRARLLISGDPGRLAEIDVPGSPAYEADRAIVTGLGGTVGSIDGLTCTVESTLVDDDAAVALVDVTYALSAHTRRGPDGAVIAAVPATAPQTVRLTLHRTDEGWRVSDVAAAT, encoded by the coding sequence ATGCCAGCCGACCATGCCGCACGTCTCGCCGGTGCGGGCTGGAGCCCGGCAGGTCGACTCGGCACCGGGGCGCACGGCACCACCTGGGCGGTACGGCGGACCGACGAGACCGGCGGTCGCGCCGCGGTGCGTCACCTGGAGGCACGCGTCGTCCGGACCGGGACGTGCACCGAGCGGCTCGCGCTGCTCCGTGGCCTGGCGGACCCGCACGTCGCGAGGGTCCTCGACGTGGTGGACGACGGAGCGGACGGCCTCCTGGTCCTCGTCGAGGAGGTCTCGGGCCCGACGCTCGCCGCGCTCGTCGGCGCGCGCGGGCTGCTCACGCCGGGCGAGGTCGTCACGGTGGTCGCCGGTGTCGCCCGGGCACTGACGACCCTGCACGGTGCGGGACTGGTCCACGGGGACGTCGCACCGTCGAACGTCGTGATCGACATGTCCGGCGCGCCGGTGCTGATCGACCTGTGGGGCGCCGTCGGCGCGGACGGTGACCTCGGTACCCCGGGCTTCGCGTCGGCAGCGGTTCTCGGCGGATCCGTACCCGTCCCGGCCGACGACGTCCACGCCCTGGGCCGCCTCGGGCGGTGGGCCCTCGGGGAGCGCGTGTGCGCAGAGGGCGACCCGGTAGCGGAGGTGCTAGGGGCGGCGTGCGGCATCGGACCCGCCAGCCGGCTGACCTCGGTCGAGCTCGAGGCCCGGTGCTGCGCCGCGGCCCGACCCGAACCCGTCCTGCTCCCTGACCCGGCGGCTCTGGCACGCGCGGAGCTCCTCGGCGGCGCGCGGACCTGCCGTGCCGTCCTCCCGACGCGGCGCCGGCCGGCCCCTCCGCGAGGTGCGCCCCGAGCGCTGCGGAGAGCCGGGGGTGCGGCGCGCGCCGCCGGTGCGGCCCGGCGGGGTGCCGTGCCTCGTCGGAGCTCCTCGGTCGAGCGGCCGAGCCGCGGGGTGCACCGGGCGCGCGGGCCGAGAACGGCGACGCCGTTCGTCCGTGCGGTGCTGGCGATGGTGCTCGGGGTAGGCGCCCTGGTGCTGGGAGGTGGCGGCATCCTCCTGCACAGCACCGGAGTGCCCGACCGGCCGGTGCCGACAGCTGCCGAGGCGTCGTCGCACCCGACCGCGGGTGCCGGGCAGGCGCCGCCGCGCGACCAGGAGGTGCCGTCGACCACCGCCGCGCCCGTGGCGCAGCCCGAGCCGGGGGACGACCCCGTCCCGACCGACCCGGCGGAGGCCGCCCGGTACCTCACCACCGTCCGGGCGCGGCTGCTGATCAGCGGTGACCCCGGTCGCCTCGCCGAGATCGACGTGCCCGGTTCTCCCGCGTACGAGGCAGATCGTGCGATCGTGACCGGTCTCGGCGGGACGGTCGGCAGCATCGACGGCCTGACCTGCACGGTCGAGTCGACGTTGGTGGACGACGACGCAGCGGTGGCCCTGGTCGACGTGACCTATGCGCTGTCCGCCCACACCCGACGGGGACCGGACGGTGCGGTGATCGCGGCCGTGCCGGCCACCGCGCCGCAGACCGTCCGACTGACCCTGCACCGGACCGACGAGGGATGGCGGGTCAGCGACGTCGCGGCGGCGACCTGA
- a CDS encoding TIGR01777 family oxidoreductase: protein MDVVVAGSHGLIGSAVVEHLSASGHQVLRLVRRPATHADEIEWDPAAGRLAANALSGADAVINLAGAGVGDHRLTPAYKRTVLLSRTSTTSLLARTMAGADTPPAVLLQGSAIGAYGDTGMHEVDETGGWGQTFLASVVREWEASTGAARDAGVRVAHLRSGIVLSPHGGALARMLPLLRAGLGGRLGSGRQYWSWITLEDEVRAIAHLLTSSVQGAVNLTAPHPVDNATVARALASALHRPAVVAVPAFALKIVLGEFSREVLGSIRAVPRALTDDGFTFRHPTIEDAADWLVRR from the coding sequence ATGGACGTCGTCGTCGCGGGTTCGCACGGGCTGATCGGGTCGGCAGTCGTCGAGCACCTGAGCGCCTCGGGCCATCAGGTCCTCCGGCTCGTCCGCCGACCGGCGACGCACGCGGACGAGATCGAGTGGGACCCGGCGGCCGGCCGCCTCGCTGCGAACGCACTCTCGGGCGCCGACGCCGTGATCAACCTCGCCGGAGCAGGAGTCGGGGACCACCGCCTCACCCCGGCGTACAAGCGCACCGTGCTGCTGTCCAGGACGAGCACGACCTCCCTCCTGGCGCGCACCATGGCCGGTGCGGACACTCCCCCGGCCGTGCTCCTGCAGGGCTCGGCGATCGGGGCGTACGGAGACACCGGCATGCACGAGGTCGACGAGACCGGCGGGTGGGGCCAGACGTTCCTCGCCTCCGTCGTGCGCGAGTGGGAGGCCTCGACCGGTGCCGCGCGCGACGCAGGGGTCAGGGTCGCCCACCTCCGGAGCGGGATCGTGCTCTCCCCGCACGGCGGCGCTCTGGCCCGGATGCTCCCGCTGCTGCGCGCCGGTCTTGGCGGCCGCCTCGGCAGCGGGCGTCAGTACTGGAGCTGGATCACCCTCGAGGACGAGGTCCGGGCGATCGCGCACCTGCTGACGTCGTCCGTGCAGGGTGCGGTGAACCTGACTGCCCCGCACCCCGTCGACAACGCCACGGTGGCACGGGCCCTGGCGAGCGCGCTGCATCGTCCGGCCGTCGTGGCCGTGCCGGCCTTCGCCCTGAAGATCGTGCTCGGGGAGTTCTCACGCGAGGTGCTCGGGTCGATTCGCGCCGTCCCGCGAGCCCTGACCGACGACGGGTTCACGTTCCGCCACCCGACGATCGAGGACGCAGCCGACTGGCTCGTCCGTCGCTGA
- the sucB gene encoding 2-oxoglutarate dehydrogenase, E2 component, dihydrolipoamide succinyltransferase, with translation MSDSVQMPALGESVTEGTVTRWLKAVGDTVAVDEPLLEVSTDKVDTEIPSPFAGVLEQILVQEDETVGVGTALALIGSGDGAAAPVAEAPAPVVEAPAPVAAAPVADVPAPVAAAAAPAAPAPASGDGAQVAMPALGESVTEGTVTRWLKAVGDEVAMDEPLLEVSTDKVDTEIPSPFAGTLQQILVQEDETVSVGTPLAVIGSGAATAAPAAAPVAAPTPAPAPAPAPVAAPAPVAAPAPVAAPAPVAAPAPVAAPAPVAAPAPAPAGAVNAVAYLTPLVRKLAAEKGVDVSTLTGTGVGGRIRKEDVLDAAAKAEAAKAAAVSAPAAAPAPTRTAPPVSPLRGTTEKMSRLRKIVAERMVESLQNAAQLTTVVEVDVTKVAKLRARAKAEFQAREGVNLTFLPFFALAAVEALKTYPKINASIDGDQIVYHGSENLGIAVDTERGLVVPVIKDAGDLNLAGLARKIADLAGRTRNNKVGPDDLTGGTFTITNTGSGGALLDTPIVALPQVAILGTGTIVKRPVVVKGTDGEEVIAIRSMIYLSLSYDHRLVDGADAARYLTAIKNRIEEGAFESELGL, from the coding sequence ATGTCCGACTCCGTGCAGATGCCGGCCCTTGGCGAGAGCGTGACCGAGGGCACCGTCACCCGTTGGCTCAAGGCCGTCGGCGACACCGTCGCCGTCGACGAGCCCTTGCTCGAGGTCTCGACCGACAAGGTCGACACCGAGATCCCGTCGCCGTTCGCCGGCGTGCTCGAGCAGATCCTCGTCCAGGAGGACGAGACCGTCGGCGTCGGGACGGCGCTGGCCCTGATCGGCTCGGGTGACGGCGCAGCGGCGCCCGTCGCCGAGGCCCCGGCACCCGTCGTCGAGGCCCCCGCGCCCGTGGCAGCGGCACCGGTCGCCGATGTCCCTGCTCCCGTCGCGGCTGCGGCGGCACCGGCTGCCCCGGCACCCGCTTCCGGGGACGGCGCGCAGGTCGCGATGCCCGCACTGGGCGAGAGCGTGACCGAGGGCACCGTCACCCGGTGGCTCAAGGCCGTGGGCGACGAGGTCGCGATGGACGAGCCCCTGCTCGAGGTCTCGACCGACAAGGTCGACACCGAGATCCCGTCGCCGTTCGCCGGGACCCTCCAGCAGATCCTCGTCCAGGAGGACGAGACGGTGAGCGTCGGCACGCCGCTCGCGGTGATCGGTTCCGGAGCCGCGACGGCAGCACCGGCTGCCGCACCCGTCGCCGCACCGACTCCGGCACCTGCACCTGCACCTGCACCGGTGGCTGCACCCGCACCGGTCGCCGCACCCGCACCTGTCGCCGCACCCGCACCTGTCGCCGCACCCGCACCTGTCGCGGCACCCGCACCGGTGGCTGCACCCGCACCGGCCCCGGCCGGCGCCGTCAACGCGGTCGCCTACCTCACACCGCTCGTCCGCAAGCTCGCTGCGGAGAAGGGTGTGGATGTCTCCACGCTCACCGGGACGGGCGTCGGCGGACGTATCCGCAAGGAGGACGTGCTCGACGCCGCGGCGAAGGCCGAGGCCGCGAAGGCAGCGGCGGTGTCCGCACCTGCGGCGGCGCCCGCACCGACGCGCACCGCGCCGCCCGTGTCTCCGCTCCGCGGGACGACCGAGAAGATGTCGCGTCTGCGGAAGATCGTCGCCGAGCGGATGGTCGAGTCGCTGCAGAACGCCGCCCAGCTCACCACGGTCGTGGAGGTCGACGTCACGAAGGTGGCGAAGCTCCGTGCCCGGGCGAAGGCCGAGTTCCAGGCACGCGAGGGCGTGAACCTCACGTTCCTCCCGTTCTTCGCCCTCGCCGCGGTCGAGGCGCTCAAGACCTACCCGAAGATCAACGCGAGCATCGACGGCGACCAGATCGTCTACCACGGCTCCGAGAACCTCGGCATCGCGGTCGACACCGAGCGCGGTCTCGTCGTCCCGGTGATCAAGGACGCCGGTGACCTGAACCTCGCCGGCCTCGCACGCAAGATCGCCGACCTCGCCGGCCGGACCCGCAACAACAAGGTCGGGCCGGACGACCTCACGGGCGGCACGTTCACGATCACGAACACCGGCTCCGGCGGTGCCCTCTTGGACACGCCGATCGTGGCGCTCCCGCAGGTGGCGATCCTGGGCACCGGCACGATCGTCAAGCGTCCGGTCGTCGTGAAGGGCACAGACGGCGAGGAGGTCATCGCGATCCGCTCGATGATCTACCTCTCGCTCTCCTACGACCACCGACTGGTCGACGGCGCGGACGCCGCGCGGTACCTGACGGCGATCAAGAACCGGATCGAAGAAGGGGCGTTCGAGTCCGAGCTCGGGCTCTGA
- the lpdA gene encoding dihydrolipoyl dehydrogenase — MADTNGTAFDIVVLGGGSGGYAAALRGAQLGLSVALIESGKIGGTCLHNGCIPTKALLHAAEIADNARESEQFGVRATLEGIDMPAVNQYKDAVIARLYKGLQGLVKSRKITVVEGHGRLVAPDTIEVDGQRYTGRHIVLGTGSYARSLPGLEIGGRVITSDQALQLDWIPSSVIVLGGGVIGSEFASVWKSFGVDVTIIEALPHLVPNEDEALSKAFERAYRKRGIAFNLGVRFAGVTQDDNGVHVSLEDGKTFDADLLLVAVGRGPNTAGLGYEEQGLTLDRGFVITNERLHTGVGNIYAVGDIVPGLQLAHRGFAQGIFVAEEIAGLAPQAIVESGIPRVTYSDPEVASVGLTEAKAKATYGDDAVETLEYNLGGNGKSQILATAGFVKLVREKNGPVVGVHMIGARVGELIGEGQLIVNWEAYPDDVASLVHAHPTQNEALGEAHLALAGKPLHAHN, encoded by the coding sequence GTGGCCGACACGAACGGCACCGCTTTCGACATCGTCGTCCTGGGCGGAGGGAGTGGTGGCTATGCGGCCGCTCTCCGCGGCGCCCAGCTCGGCCTCTCCGTCGCCCTGATCGAGTCCGGCAAGATCGGCGGGACCTGCCTGCACAACGGCTGCATCCCGACGAAGGCCCTCCTGCACGCTGCGGAGATCGCCGACAACGCCCGCGAGAGCGAGCAGTTCGGCGTCCGCGCGACGCTCGAGGGCATCGACATGCCGGCCGTCAACCAGTACAAGGACGCGGTCATCGCCCGTCTGTACAAGGGCCTCCAGGGTCTGGTGAAGTCCCGCAAGATCACCGTCGTCGAGGGGCACGGCCGACTGGTCGCCCCTGACACGATCGAGGTCGACGGACAGCGGTACACGGGGCGCCACATCGTGCTCGGTACCGGCTCGTACGCGCGCTCTCTCCCCGGTCTCGAGATCGGTGGTCGGGTCATCACGTCCGACCAGGCTCTCCAGCTCGACTGGATCCCGTCATCCGTGATCGTCCTCGGCGGTGGCGTGATCGGCTCCGAGTTCGCGAGCGTCTGGAAGTCCTTCGGCGTCGACGTCACGATCATCGAGGCCCTGCCGCACCTCGTCCCGAACGAGGACGAGGCCCTGAGCAAGGCCTTCGAGCGCGCGTACCGCAAGCGCGGGATCGCATTCAACCTCGGGGTCCGCTTCGCGGGAGTGACGCAGGACGACAACGGTGTCCACGTGTCCCTCGAGGACGGCAAGACCTTCGACGCCGACCTCCTCCTGGTCGCCGTCGGGCGCGGGCCGAACACGGCCGGGCTCGGCTACGAGGAGCAGGGCCTGACGCTCGATCGCGGCTTCGTCATCACCAACGAGCGTCTGCACACGGGCGTCGGCAACATCTACGCGGTCGGCGACATCGTGCCCGGCCTCCAGCTCGCGCACCGCGGCTTCGCCCAGGGCATCTTCGTGGCCGAGGAGATCGCCGGCCTCGCGCCCCAGGCGATCGTCGAGTCGGGCATCCCCCGGGTCACCTACTCGGACCCCGAGGTCGCCTCCGTCGGCCTCACCGAGGCCAAGGCCAAGGCCACCTACGGCGACGACGCCGTCGAGACGCTCGAGTACAACCTGGGCGGCAACGGCAAGAGCCAGATCCTCGCGACCGCCGGCTTCGTCAAGCTGGTCCGCGAGAAGAACGGACCGGTCGTCGGCGTGCACATGATCGGCGCACGCGTGGGCGAGCTCATCGGCGAGGGCCAGCTCATCGTCAACTGGGAGGCGTACCCCGACGACGTCGCGTCGCTCGTGCACGCTCACCCGACGCAGAACGAGGCACTCGGCGAGGCGCACCTCGCCCTCGCCGGCAAGCCCCTGCACGCCCACAACTGA
- a CDS encoding oxidoreductase, with translation MGLFSRLTRRRSGSTEAAPSSREAQQATLAHFREFVSTRRGVEAYVEPRTNDTPMTMMLVAGTGEWTRRRVPDPGTARQVAESLGVPIYDVHRTGYPQRMRDWNSRQRSHARDVSRGSRARDVPRSRDLP, from the coding sequence ATGGGTCTGTTCTCACGTCTGACGCGACGCCGATCTGGCTCGACGGAGGCGGCGCCGTCCTCGCGCGAGGCGCAGCAGGCGACCCTGGCCCACTTCCGTGAGTTCGTCAGCACCCGGCGAGGGGTCGAGGCCTACGTCGAACCCCGGACGAACGACACGCCGATGACGATGATGCTCGTCGCCGGCACGGGGGAGTGGACGAGGCGACGAGTGCCCGACCCCGGGACGGCGCGCCAGGTCGCCGAGTCGCTGGGTGTCCCGATCTACGACGTCCATCGCACCGGCTACCCCCAGCGTATGCGCGACTGGAACTCCCGTCAGCGCTCGCACGCCCGCGACGTGTCCCGGGGCTCGCGCGCCCGGGACGTCCCGCGCTCCCGCGACCTGCCCTGA
- a CDS encoding leucyl aminopeptidase — protein MPRLTLTSADLSRLTTDAVVVATATTPDGPVLVAGDALPAALRTALTDVLTSGAGALGITGAVDEVRKVPSGGSVAAPVVVLTGLGDVAEVWGPEPLRRAAGAATRELAGTGAVALALPSGDLAQLAAVVEGALLGAYAYTRYRATDAAAKAVPVAQLEVVTPLAKDKAAKAALTRAEILTDAVNATRDLINTAPNDLYPAAFADLAKEAAKGTGIKVTVLDEKALAAGGYGGLIGVGQGSVRGPRLVKVAYSPSRPAAKVALVGKGITFDSGGISIKPAAGMDAMKSDMSGAAAVLHTVVAAARLGLPVAVTGWLCLAENMPSGSAQRPSDVITIRGGTTVEVLNTDAEGRLVLADGLVAATEEKPDVVLDIATLTGAQVVALGHRVSAVMGTEAVRAEVVTAAGAAGEQFWPMPLPEELRAGLSSKVADIANIGERWGGMLSAGVFLQEFVGTTPWAHLDIAGPAFNEKTAHGYTPVGGTGVGVRTMLALIESRASAK, from the coding sequence GTGCCTCGACTGACGCTGACCTCCGCCGACCTTTCCCGCCTCACGACCGACGCCGTCGTCGTCGCCACCGCGACCACGCCGGACGGACCGGTGCTCGTCGCCGGTGACGCGCTGCCGGCAGCGCTGCGCACGGCCCTGACCGACGTGCTGACGTCCGGTGCCGGGGCTCTCGGCATCACCGGAGCGGTCGACGAGGTCCGCAAGGTCCCGTCGGGAGGGTCCGTGGCGGCACCCGTCGTCGTCCTCACCGGACTCGGGGACGTGGCCGAGGTGTGGGGGCCGGAGCCGCTGCGCCGCGCGGCCGGTGCGGCGACCCGCGAGCTCGCCGGCACCGGCGCGGTGGCGCTCGCCCTGCCGAGCGGCGACCTCGCCCAGCTCGCGGCCGTGGTCGAGGGTGCCCTGCTCGGTGCCTACGCGTACACCCGCTACCGGGCCACCGACGCCGCCGCCAAGGCGGTGCCGGTCGCCCAGCTCGAGGTCGTCACGCCGCTCGCGAAGGACAAGGCCGCCAAGGCCGCGCTCACGCGTGCGGAGATCCTCACCGACGCCGTCAACGCCACGCGCGACCTGATCAACACCGCACCCAACGACCTCTACCCGGCGGCGTTCGCCGACCTCGCGAAGGAAGCCGCCAAGGGGACGGGCATCAAGGTGACCGTCCTCGACGAGAAGGCACTGGCCGCAGGCGGCTACGGCGGGCTCATCGGCGTCGGGCAGGGTTCGGTCCGTGGTCCGCGACTCGTCAAGGTCGCCTACTCGCCGTCGCGGCCGGCGGCCAAGGTCGCGCTGGTCGGCAAGGGCATCACGTTCGACTCCGGCGGCATCTCGATCAAGCCGGCCGCGGGGATGGACGCGATGAAGTCGGACATGTCCGGCGCCGCCGCCGTGCTCCACACCGTCGTCGCCGCTGCGCGCCTCGGACTCCCGGTCGCCGTGACCGGCTGGCTGTGCCTGGCGGAGAACATGCCCTCCGGATCCGCGCAGCGTCCCAGCGACGTCATCACGATCCGTGGCGGCACGACCGTCGAGGTCCTGAACACCGATGCCGAGGGTCGTCTGGTCCTGGCTGACGGGCTCGTCGCCGCCACCGAGGAGAAGCCGGACGTCGTCCTCGACATCGCGACGCTCACCGGTGCGCAGGTCGTCGCGCTCGGCCACCGGGTCTCGGCCGTCATGGGCACCGAGGCGGTCCGGGCCGAGGTCGTCACCGCCGCAGGCGCCGCCGGCGAGCAGTTCTGGCCGATGCCGCTGCCCGAGGAGCTGCGCGCGGGGCTGTCCTCGAAGGTCGCCGACATCGCGAACATCGGCGAGCGGTGGGGCGGCATGCTCTCCGCCGGGGTGTTCCTGCAGGAGTTCGTCGGGACCACGCCGTGGGCGCACCTGGACATCGCCGGTCCGGCCTTCAACGAGAAGACCGCCCATGGCTACACCCCGGTCGGCGGCACCGGCGTCGGCGTCCGGACGATGCTGGCCCTGATCGAGTCGCGCGCCTCGGCGAAGTAG
- a CDS encoding quinone-dependent dihydroorotate dehydrogenase, which produces MYRLLFSLVLRRLDPEKAHELAFRAIRVAGRTPVLHRLLSRVFRSDPRGGVEALGRWFPAPFGVAAGFDKNAEAVEGLTMLGFGFVEIGTVTAHGQPGNEKPRLWRVLDQHAIRNRMGFNNEGAVAVADHLRRLRATPRGRAMVVGVNIGKTKVTPAAEAAGDYATSAALLAPYADYLVVNVSSPNTPGLRDLQSVDALRPILVAVREAADRATAGADRVPLLVKIAPDLSDDDVDAVADLALELGLDGVVAVNTTIAHDLGPGGLSGPPLLARGLDVVARLRTRLGPGPVIIGVGGITTLPDAREYLAVGATLVQGYTGFAYRGPFWASRLNRGLATDALQRESRGRAEVAL; this is translated from the coding sequence GTGTACAGGCTCCTCTTCTCCCTCGTCCTGAGACGCCTCGACCCCGAGAAGGCCCACGAGCTCGCGTTCCGTGCGATCCGGGTGGCCGGTCGCACGCCCGTGCTCCACCGGCTGCTGTCCCGGGTCTTCCGGAGCGACCCTCGCGGTGGCGTGGAGGCCCTCGGGCGGTGGTTCCCCGCCCCGTTCGGCGTCGCCGCAGGGTTCGACAAGAACGCCGAGGCGGTCGAGGGCCTGACGATGCTCGGCTTCGGGTTCGTCGAGATCGGCACCGTCACCGCGCACGGGCAGCCGGGGAACGAGAAGCCACGCCTGTGGCGCGTGCTGGACCAGCACGCGATCCGCAACCGGATGGGGTTCAACAACGAGGGGGCCGTCGCGGTGGCGGACCACCTCCGCCGTCTGCGAGCCACACCGCGCGGCCGCGCGATGGTCGTCGGGGTCAACATCGGCAAGACCAAGGTGACACCTGCCGCGGAGGCCGCCGGCGACTACGCGACGAGCGCGGCGCTCCTGGCCCCCTACGCGGACTACCTCGTGGTCAACGTCTCGTCGCCGAACACCCCCGGGCTGCGGGACCTGCAGTCGGTCGACGCGTTGCGCCCGATCCTCGTCGCGGTGCGTGAGGCCGCCGACCGCGCCACCGCGGGTGCGGACCGCGTGCCGCTGCTCGTCAAGATCGCACCGGACCTCTCCGACGACGACGTCGACGCGGTCGCCGATCTGGCGCTCGAGCTCGGCCTCGACGGCGTCGTCGCCGTCAACACGACGATCGCGCACGACCTCGGGCCGGGCGGGCTGTCGGGACCTCCGCTGCTCGCACGCGGCCTCGACGTCGTCGCGCGGCTGCGGACGCGGCTGGGGCCGGGGCCGGTCATCATCGGCGTCGGCGGCATCACGACGCTGCCGGACGCCCGGGAGTACCTGGCCGTCGGAGCGACCCTCGTCCAGGGGTACACGGGCTTCGCCTACCGCGGGCCGTTCTGGGCCTCGCGGCTGAACCGCGGTCTCGCGACGGACGCCTTGCAGCGCGAGAGCCGGGGCCGGGCGGAGGTCGCGCTGTGA
- a CDS encoding PLP-dependent aminotransferase family protein produces the protein MGVDVLREAVARRYRERGVPTTRDQILVTGGAQSALHLLLDALVGPGDRVVVEHPTYPHAITAIRAVGARPVPVPVGPDGTDLDLLESTIRQVSPRLVYLIPDYQNPTGTSLSDAGRARIREMAVRHRTVIIGDEALSDLTLDGAAPTPFAGGGTESGVVVSVGSASKAFWGGLRVGWMRAHPDLITRLSLTRAHVDLGTAVLEQLVTAHLLDRHDEILPERRSMLRERRDQVLALLADQLPEWTVPRPAGGLFLWADLGVPVSSALTALALRHGARLIPGPAFGVDGSFERFLRVPFTETPEVLTRGIRAVSASWSVLDPTATPATAYPTRAFV, from the coding sequence ATGGGCGTGGACGTCCTCCGTGAGGCCGTCGCGCGGCGCTACCGGGAGCGCGGCGTCCCGACGACCCGCGACCAGATCCTCGTGACCGGCGGCGCGCAGTCCGCACTGCACCTGCTGCTCGACGCGCTCGTCGGCCCCGGCGACCGCGTCGTCGTCGAGCACCCCACCTACCCGCACGCCATCACGGCGATCCGCGCCGTCGGGGCGCGGCCCGTTCCGGTGCCGGTGGGCCCGGACGGGACCGACCTCGACCTGCTCGAGTCCACGATCCGTCAGGTCTCACCGCGCCTCGTCTACCTCATCCCCGACTACCAGAACCCGACCGGGACGAGCCTGTCCGACGCCGGTCGTGCGCGCATCCGGGAGATGGCCGTGCGCCATCGGACCGTGATCATCGGTGACGAGGCGCTGAGCGACCTCACGCTCGACGGCGCGGCGCCGACACCGTTCGCCGGCGGTGGCACCGAGTCCGGGGTCGTCGTCTCGGTCGGGTCGGCGTCCAAGGCCTTCTGGGGCGGTCTCCGGGTCGGCTGGATGCGTGCCCACCCCGACCTGATCACTCGACTCTCGCTCACCCGCGCGCACGTCGACCTCGGGACCGCCGTGCTCGAGCAGCTCGTCACGGCACACCTGCTCGACCGGCACGACGAGATCCTTCCGGAGCGTCGGTCGATGCTCCGCGAGAGACGCGACCAGGTTCTCGCGCTGCTGGCCGATCAGCTTCCCGAGTGGACGGTCCCGCGCCCCGCAGGCGGGCTGTTCCTCTGGGCTGATCTCGGCGTCCCGGTGTCCTCGGCGCTCACCGCGCTGGCACTGCGGCACGGTGCCCGCCTCATCCCCGGACCGGCCTTCGGGGTCGACGGGAGCTTCGAGCGGTTCCTCCGGGTGCCGTTCACGGAGACGCCCGAGGTGCTCACCCGGGGCATCCGTGCGGTGTCGGCGTCGTGGTCCGTGCTCGATCCCACCGCGACCCCGGCCACCGCCTACCCGACCCGGGCGTTCGTCTAG